In a single window of the Streptomyces cinnabarinus genome:
- a CDS encoding alpha/beta fold hydrolase → MSESSAEAVAAVASAGNWRRATGIAGAAIGVVAAGAAAGVAIERLTVGRGMRQKARLALDSAGPYGALRGMPGKARSDDGTELYYEVDDVEPEGGPAPRRRRLFGRKAPAPVTVVFSHGYCLSQDSWHFQRAALRGVVRTVHWDQRSHGRSERGVAQVQDGVPVDIEQLGRDLKAVIDATVPEGPIVLVGHSMGGMTVMALADQYPELIRDRVVAVALVGTSSGKLGEVNFGLPVAGVNAVRRVLPGVLKALGQRAELVERGRRATADLFAGIIKRYSFASRDVDPAVARFAERMIEATPIDVVAEYYPAFADHDKTEAIAHFARLPVLVLAGVKDLVTPSEHSEAIADLLPDAELVLVPDAGHLVMLEHPEVVTDRLADLLTRAGAVPAGATVGGYGSSTAQPG, encoded by the coding sequence GTGAGCGAGAGCAGTGCGGAGGCCGTCGCGGCCGTCGCCTCCGCCGGGAACTGGCGCCGGGCGACCGGTATCGCGGGCGCCGCGATAGGCGTGGTCGCCGCGGGCGCCGCTGCCGGTGTCGCCATAGAGCGGCTCACCGTCGGCCGGGGGATGCGGCAGAAGGCCCGCCTCGCGCTCGACTCGGCGGGCCCGTACGGCGCGCTGCGCGGCATGCCCGGAAAGGCGCGGTCCGACGACGGCACCGAGCTGTACTACGAGGTCGACGACGTCGAGCCCGAGGGCGGTCCCGCCCCGCGCCGGCGCCGGCTCTTCGGACGCAAGGCCCCGGCCCCGGTCACCGTCGTCTTCAGCCACGGCTACTGCCTCAGCCAGGACTCCTGGCACTTCCAGCGGGCGGCGCTGCGCGGCGTCGTCCGCACCGTGCACTGGGACCAGCGCAGCCACGGCCGGTCGGAGCGCGGGGTGGCGCAGGTCCAGGACGGGGTGCCGGTCGACATCGAGCAGCTCGGCCGGGATCTGAAGGCGGTCATCGACGCGACGGTGCCGGAGGGGCCGATCGTGCTCGTCGGGCACTCCATGGGCGGCATGACCGTGATGGCGCTGGCCGACCAGTACCCCGAGCTGATCCGCGACCGGGTCGTCGCCGTCGCCCTCGTCGGCACGTCCTCGGGGAAGCTCGGCGAGGTCAACTTCGGGTTGCCCGTCGCGGGTGTCAACGCGGTACGGCGGGTGCTGCCCGGTGTGCTGAAGGCGCTCGGGCAGCGGGCCGAACTGGTGGAGCGGGGGCGCCGGGCGACCGCGGACCTGTTCGCCGGGATCATCAAGCGGTACTCCTTCGCCTCCCGGGACGTCGACCCGGCGGTGGCGCGGTTCGCCGAACGGATGATCGAGGCCACGCCGATCGACGTGGTCGCCGAGTACTACCCGGCCTTCGCCGACCACGACAAGACCGAGGCGATCGCCCACTTCGCCCGGCTGCCGGTGCTGGTGCTGGCCGGGGTCAAGGACCTGGTCACCCCCAGCGAGCACAGCGAGGCGATCGCCGACCTGCTCCCCGACGCCGAACTGGTGCTCGTCCCGGACGCCGGGCATCTGGTGATGCTGGAACACCCGGAAGTGGTCACCGACCGTCTCGCCGACCTGCTCACCCGCGCGGGGGCGGTGCCCGCAGGGGCTACCGTGGGGGGCTATGGAAGCAGCACCGCACAACCAGGCTGA
- the tsaE gene encoding tRNA (adenosine(37)-N6)-threonylcarbamoyltransferase complex ATPase subunit type 1 TsaE: MEAAPHNQAETELTVTSPEQMRELGRRLAKLLRAGDLVMLSGELGAGKTTLTRGLGEGLGVRGAVTSPTFVIARVHPSLGDGPPLVHVDAYRLAGGLDEMEDLDLDVSLPDSVIVVEWGEGKVEELTEDRLQLVIHRAVGDTTDEVRQVTVTGLGERWIAAGLEALSA, from the coding sequence ATGGAAGCAGCACCGCACAACCAGGCTGAGACCGAGCTGACCGTCACCTCTCCCGAGCAGATGCGGGAACTCGGCCGCCGTCTCGCCAAGCTGCTGCGCGCCGGTGACCTCGTGATGCTCAGCGGGGAACTCGGCGCGGGCAAGACGACGCTGACCCGGGGGCTCGGCGAGGGGCTCGGGGTCCGGGGCGCCGTCACCTCACCGACCTTCGTGATCGCCCGGGTGCACCCCTCCCTCGGGGACGGGCCGCCGCTGGTCCATGTCGACGCCTACCGCCTGGCCGGCGGTCTCGACGAGATGGAGGACCTCGACCTCGATGTCTCGCTGCCCGACTCGGTGATCGTCGTGGAGTGGGGCGAGGGCAAGGTCGAGGAGCTGACCGAGGACCGGCTCCAGCTCGTCATCCACCGGGCCGTCGGCGACACCACGGACGAGGTACGGCAGGTGACGGTGACCGGGCTCGGGGAGCGCTGGATCGCGGCGGGGCTGGAGGCGCTGTCCGCCTGA
- the tsaB gene encoding tRNA (adenosine(37)-N6)-threonylcarbamoyltransferase complex dimerization subunit type 1 TsaB has product MLLLALDTATPAVTVALHDGTDVIASSSQVDARRHGELLLPAVDRVLAEAGLRLDAVTAVVVGTGPGPYTGLRVGLMTADTFGLALGVPVHGVCTLDALAYAADIDKGPFVVATDARRKEVYWATYADSRTRLTDPAVDRPAEIAERVAGLPAVGAGALLYPDTFPSAHEPEHVSAAALAALAAERLAAGEELPAPRPLYLRRPDAQVPKNYKVVTPK; this is encoded by the coding sequence GTGCTCTTGCTCGCTCTGGATACCGCCACCCCCGCCGTCACCGTCGCGCTGCACGACGGCACGGACGTCATCGCCTCGTCGAGCCAGGTGGACGCCCGCCGTCACGGCGAGCTGCTGCTGCCGGCCGTCGACCGTGTGCTCGCCGAGGCGGGGCTGAGGCTCGACGCCGTCACCGCCGTCGTCGTAGGGACCGGGCCCGGCCCGTACACCGGGCTGCGCGTCGGTCTGATGACCGCCGACACCTTCGGGCTCGCGCTCGGCGTCCCCGTGCACGGCGTGTGCACGCTGGACGCCCTCGCCTACGCCGCCGACATCGACAAGGGGCCCTTCGTCGTGGCCACCGACGCCCGGCGCAAGGAGGTCTACTGGGCGACCTACGCCGACTCCCGCACCCGGCTGACCGACCCGGCCGTCGACCGTCCCGCCGAGATCGCCGAACGGGTCGCGGGACTGCCCGCGGTCGGCGCGGGCGCGCTGCTCTACCCCGACACCTTCCCCAGCGCCCACGAGCCCGAGCACGTGTCGGCCGCCGCCCTCGCCGCGCTGGCCGCCGAGCGGCTCGCGGCGGGCGAGGAACTGCCCGCGCCCAGACCGCTGTACCTGCGCCGCCCCGACGCCCAGGTCCCCAAGAACTACAAGGTGGTCACCCCCAAGTGA
- the rimI gene encoding ribosomal protein S18-alanine N-acetyltransferase encodes MRWWDIDPVLALEKDLFPEDAWSRGMFWSELAHARGAEATRRYVVALADERIIGYAGLAASGDLADIQTIAVARDQWGTGLGGQLLTELLRAATTFECAEVMLECRVDNVRAQKLYERYGFEAIGFRRGYYQPGNVDALVMRLNDPSSSVQGTEIHG; translated from the coding sequence ATGCGCTGGTGGGACATCGATCCCGTGCTGGCCCTGGAGAAGGACCTGTTCCCCGAGGACGCCTGGTCCCGGGGCATGTTCTGGTCCGAGCTGGCCCACGCGCGCGGCGCGGAGGCGACCCGGCGGTACGTCGTCGCCCTGGCCGACGAGCGGATCATCGGCTACGCGGGGCTCGCCGCCTCCGGGGACCTCGCCGACATCCAGACCATCGCCGTGGCCCGCGACCAGTGGGGCACCGGCCTCGGCGGGCAGCTGCTGACCGAGCTGCTGCGGGCGGCCACCACCTTCGAGTGCGCCGAAGTGATGCTGGAGTGCCGCGTCGACAACGTCCGCGCCCAGAAGCTCTACGAGCGCTACGGCTTCGAGGCCATCGGCTTCCGCCGCGGCTACTACCAGCCGGGCAATGTGGACGCCCTCGTGATGCGCCTGAACGACCCTTCCTCCTCCGTACAAGGAACCGAGATCCATGGCTGA
- the tsaD gene encoding tRNA (adenosine(37)-N6)-threonylcarbamoyltransferase complex transferase subunit TsaD, giving the protein MADEPLVLGIETSCDETGVGIVRGTTLLADAIASSVDEHARFGGVVPEVASRAHLEAMVPTIDRALKEAGVSARDLDGIAVTAGPGLAGALLVGVSAAKAYAYALGKPLYGVNHLASHICVDQLEHGALPEPTMALLVSGGHSSLLLSSDITSDVRPMGATIDDAAGEAFDKIARVLNLGFPGGPVIDRYAKEGDPRAIAFPRGLTGPRDPAYDFSFSGLKTAVARWIEAKRAAGEEVPVRDVAASFQEAVVDVLTRKAVRACKDEGVDHLMIGGGVAANSRLRELARHRCEAAGIQLRVPRPKLCTDNGAMVAALGAEMVARNRAASSWDLSADSSLPVTDPHVPGHDHVHEVSKENLYS; this is encoded by the coding sequence ATGGCTGACGAACCCCTCGTCCTCGGCATCGAGACGTCCTGCGACGAGACCGGCGTCGGCATCGTCCGCGGCACCACCCTGCTCGCCGACGCGATCGCCTCCAGCGTCGACGAGCACGCCCGCTTCGGCGGCGTGGTGCCCGAGGTCGCCTCGCGCGCGCACCTGGAGGCGATGGTGCCGACCATCGACCGGGCGCTGAAGGAGGCGGGCGTCAGCGCCCGCGACCTGGACGGGATCGCGGTCACCGCCGGTCCCGGTCTGGCCGGTGCCCTGCTGGTCGGCGTCTCCGCGGCCAAGGCGTACGCCTACGCGCTCGGCAAGCCCCTCTACGGCGTGAACCACCTCGCCTCGCACATCTGCGTGGACCAGTTGGAGCACGGCGCGCTGCCCGAGCCGACGATGGCCCTGCTGGTCAGCGGCGGGCACTCCTCCCTGCTGCTGTCCTCGGACATCACCTCCGACGTCCGCCCGATGGGCGCGACCATCGACGACGCGGCCGGCGAGGCCTTCGACAAGATCGCCCGGGTGCTGAACCTCGGCTTCCCCGGCGGGCCCGTCATCGACCGGTACGCGAAGGAGGGCGACCCGCGGGCCATCGCCTTCCCGCGCGGGCTCACCGGCCCCCGGGACCCGGCGTACGACTTCTCCTTCTCCGGTCTGAAGACGGCCGTGGCCCGCTGGATCGAGGCCAAGCGGGCGGCGGGCGAGGAGGTGCCGGTGCGGGATGTGGCGGCCTCCTTCCAGGAGGCGGTCGTGGACGTGCTGACCCGCAAGGCGGTGCGGGCCTGCAAGGACGAGGGCGTCGACCACCTGATGATCGGCGGCGGGGTCGCCGCCAACTCCCGGCTGCGGGAGCTGGCCCGGCACCGCTGCGAGGCCGCAGGTATTCAGCTGCGGGTGCCGCGGCCGAAACTGTGCACGGACAACGGCGCGATGGTTGCCGCCCTCGGCGCGGAGATGGTCGCCCGCAACCGGGCCGCCTCCAGCTGGGACCTGTCCGCCGACTCCTCGCTGCCGGTGACCGACCCGCATGTCCCCGGACATGACCATGTGCACGAGGTCAGCAAGGAGAACCTCTACTCATGA
- a CDS encoding glycoside hydrolase family 3 N-terminal domain-containing protein produces MTTAPWRDPALPASARVDDLLSRMTLQEKTAQLYGVWVGAATDGDGVAPLQREMTADYDWDELITHGLGQLTRSFGTAPVDPALGAQALARAQRRIAAAGRFGIPAVAHEECLAGFTTWRATAYPVPLAWGASFDPPLVEEMAHRIGADLRSVGVHQGLAPVLDVVRDPRWGRVEETIGEDPYLTGTIGTAYVRGLESAGVIATLKHFAGYASSAGARNLAPVRAGVREFADVTLPPFEMALREGGARSVMAAYTETDGVPASADPRLLTELLREQWGFTGTVVADYFGIGFLRSLHRVAGTDAEAAHAALAAGIDVELPTLKCYGKPLADAVRAGEVSAELVDRAARRVLLQKCELGLLDEDWDPEPAERVDLDSTAGRALARRLAEESVVLLDNPDGLLPLAPDTRIAVVGPRAADALAMLGCYSFPSHVLTHHPGIPMGIDIPTVLEAVRTELPDAKVTFAEGCGVSDPDGAGFEEAVARAAEADVCLAVLGDRAGLFGRGTSGEGCDVSDLRLPGVQGELLDALVATGVPVVLVLLTGRPYALGRWQGRLGSVVQAFFPGEEGGPAVAGVLSGRVNPSGRLPVSVPREPGGQPWTYLQPPLGLAGEVSNLDPTPLYAFGHGRSYTSFAWESEAADAEIGTDGSYEMAVTVRNTGDRAGAEVVQLYLHDPVASVTRPDVRLIGYQRLELAPGESRRVAFRFHPDLSAFTDRSNVKVVEPGLLELRLGTSSAEVLHTARLTLSGPVRVLGPDRRLVCEAVVS; encoded by the coding sequence ATGACCACCGCCCCCTGGCGCGACCCCGCACTGCCCGCCTCCGCCCGCGTCGACGACCTGCTCTCCCGGATGACCCTTCAGGAGAAGACCGCCCAGCTGTACGGCGTGTGGGTGGGCGCCGCCACGGACGGCGACGGAGTCGCCCCGCTGCAACGCGAGATGACCGCCGACTATGACTGGGACGAGCTGATCACGCACGGCCTGGGCCAGCTCACCCGCTCCTTCGGCACCGCCCCCGTGGACCCCGCACTCGGCGCGCAGGCCCTCGCCCGCGCCCAGCGCCGGATCGCGGCGGCCGGACGCTTCGGCATCCCCGCCGTCGCCCACGAGGAGTGCCTGGCCGGGTTCACCACCTGGCGGGCCACCGCCTATCCGGTGCCGCTGGCCTGGGGAGCGAGCTTCGACCCGCCGCTCGTCGAGGAGATGGCCCACCGGATCGGCGCGGACCTGCGCTCGGTCGGCGTCCACCAGGGGCTCGCGCCCGTCCTGGACGTCGTACGCGATCCGCGCTGGGGGCGGGTGGAGGAGACCATCGGCGAGGACCCGTATCTGACCGGCACCATCGGCACCGCCTATGTGCGGGGCCTGGAGTCCGCCGGGGTGATCGCCACGCTCAAGCACTTCGCCGGGTACGCCTCCTCCGCGGGCGCCCGCAATCTCGCGCCCGTGCGGGCCGGGGTGCGCGAGTTCGCCGATGTCACGCTGCCGCCGTTCGAGATGGCGCTGCGCGAGGGCGGGGCGCGCAGTGTGATGGCCGCGTACACCGAGACCGACGGCGTGCCCGCCTCGGCGGATCCCCGGCTGCTGACCGAACTCCTGCGGGAGCAGTGGGGGTTCACCGGCACGGTCGTCGCGGACTACTTCGGCATCGGCTTCCTCCGGTCGCTGCACCGGGTGGCGGGCACCGACGCCGAGGCGGCGCACGCGGCGCTGGCGGCCGGCATCGACGTGGAACTGCCCACCCTGAAGTGCTACGGCAAGCCCCTGGCGGACGCGGTCCGGGCGGGCGAGGTCTCCGCGGAACTGGTGGACCGGGCGGCCCGTCGCGTGCTGCTCCAGAAGTGCGAACTGGGCCTGCTGGACGAGGACTGGGACCCGGAACCGGCCGAGCGCGTCGACCTCGACTCCACCGCGGGCCGCGCCCTGGCCCGGCGCCTGGCCGAGGAGTCGGTGGTGCTGCTGGACAACCCGGACGGACTGCTGCCGCTGGCCCCGGACACCCGGATCGCGGTCGTCGGCCCGCGCGCCGCGGACGCCCTGGCGATGCTGGGCTGTTACTCCTTCCCGTCCCATGTCCTCACCCACCACCCGGGCATCCCGATGGGCATCGACATCCCGACCGTCCTGGAGGCGGTGCGTACCGAACTCCCGGACGCCAAGGTGACGTTCGCGGAGGGGTGCGGGGTGTCCGACCCCGACGGAGCGGGGTTCGAGGAGGCGGTGGCGCGGGCGGCCGAGGCGGACGTCTGTCTGGCGGTGCTGGGCGACCGGGCCGGCCTGTTCGGGCGCGGCACCTCGGGCGAGGGCTGCGATGTGAGCGACCTGCGACTGCCGGGCGTACAGGGCGAGTTGCTGGACGCGCTGGTGGCGACCGGCGTCCCGGTGGTGCTGGTGCTGCTCACCGGCCGCCCCTACGCGCTCGGCCGCTGGCAGGGCCGCCTCGGCTCGGTCGTCCAGGCCTTCTTCCCCGGCGAGGAGGGCGGACCGGCGGTCGCGGGAGTGCTGTCGGGCCGGGTCAACCCGTCGGGACGCCTGCCGGTGAGCGTCCCGCGGGAGCCCGGCGGCCAGCCCTGGACGTATCTCCAGCCTCCGTTGGGCCTGGCGGGCGAGGTCAGCAATCTGGACCCGACCCCGCTGTACGCGTTCGGGCACGGGCGTTCGTACACGAGCTTCGCCTGGGAGTCCGAGGCGGCCGACGCGGAGATCGGCACGGACGGCTCGTACGAGATGGCCGTGACCGTCCGCAACACCGGGGACCGGGCGGGCGCGGAGGTCGTGCAGCTGTACCTGCACGATCCGGTGGCCTCGGTGACCCGTCCCGATGTCCGGCTGATCGGTTACCAGCGGCTGGAACTGGCGCCCGGCGAGTCCCGGCGGGTGGCCTTCCGCTTCCATCCGGACCTCTCGGCCTTCACAGACCGTTCAAATGTGAAGGTGGTCGAACCCGGGCTGCTGGAACTACGGTTGGGAACATCCAGCGCGGAGGTGCTGCACACGGCACGACTGACTCTCTCCGGCCCGGTACGGGTGCTCGGCCCGGACCGACGGCTGGTGTGCGAGGCGGTGGTGTCCTGA
- a CDS encoding LacI family DNA-binding transcriptional regulator — protein sequence MTPSEPAETRTTTRATGRSAQTATLAEIAREAGVSAPTVSKVLNGRADVAPATRSRVEELLRAHGYRRRRAEASRSPLIDLVFHELESAWAMEVIRGVENVARDAGLSVVLSESMGRLTPGRTWADQVAARRPHGVILVLSGLDESQRALLTSRSIPFVVMDPAGDPGADVPSIGATNWQGGLAATRHLVELGHTRIGAITGPSRMMCSRARIDGYRAALETAGLPVDPALIRPGDFHHETGYREGLKLLRGPDRPTAVFAGNDLQALGLYEAARELGLRIPEDLSVVGFDDLPVARWVGPPLTTVRQPLTEMAEAAAKLVLDLAKEDGDRAATRVELATSLVVRSSTSVPPAM from the coding sequence ATGACACCCTCCGAGCCCGCTGAAACCCGGACGACAACCCGCGCGACAGGTCGGTCCGCGCAGACCGCGACGCTCGCCGAGATCGCCCGCGAGGCCGGCGTCTCGGCGCCGACTGTTTCGAAGGTCCTCAACGGCAGAGCCGATGTCGCCCCGGCCACCCGCAGCCGCGTCGAGGAGCTGCTGCGCGCCCACGGCTACCGGCGCCGACGCGCCGAGGCGAGCCGCTCGCCCCTGATCGACCTGGTCTTCCACGAGCTGGAGAGCGCGTGGGCGATGGAGGTCATCCGGGGCGTGGAGAACGTCGCCCGGGACGCGGGCCTGAGCGTCGTGCTCAGCGAGAGCATGGGCCGCCTGACCCCCGGCCGGACCTGGGCCGACCAGGTCGCCGCCCGCCGCCCGCACGGCGTGATCCTGGTCCTGTCCGGCCTGGACGAGTCCCAGCGCGCGCTGCTCACCAGCCGCTCCATCCCGTTCGTGGTGATGGACCCGGCGGGCGACCCGGGCGCCGACGTGCCCTCCATCGGCGCCACCAACTGGCAGGGCGGCCTCGCCGCCACCCGGCACCTGGTCGAACTCGGCCACACCCGGATCGGCGCCATCACCGGACCCTCCCGGATGATGTGCAGCCGGGCCCGGATCGACGGCTACCGGGCCGCCCTGGAGACGGCCGGACTGCCGGTCGACCCCGCGCTGATCCGGCCCGGCGACTTCCACCACGAGACCGGCTACCGGGAGGGCCTGAAACTGCTGCGCGGCCCCGACCGACCGACGGCCGTCTTCGCGGGCAACGACCTCCAGGCGCTCGGCCTGTACGAGGCCGCGCGCGAACTGGGCCTGCGCATCCCGGAGGACCTCAGCGTCGTCGGCTTCGACGATCTGCCGGTCGCGCGCTGGGTCGGCCCGCCGCTGACGACCGTACGGCAGCCGCTGACCGAGATGGCCGAGGCCGCGGCCAAGCTGGTGCTGGACCTGGCCAAGGAGGACGGGGATCGGGCGGCGACCCGGGTGGAGCTGGCCACGAGCCTGGTGGTGCGCAGCAGTACCTCGGTGCCGCCCGCGATGTGA
- a CDS encoding endo-1,4-beta-xylanase, whose translation MRSLRTGSTLASLLAGVALLAGTLLAAPAAHAADEPLRDLADAKGKVIGTAVTGSKLTGTYGQIAAGEFNALTPGNAMKWGSVEPTRGSFNWAEADQIVNFAEANGQQVRGHTLVWHSQNPSWLTNGTWTTAQLRQLMTDHIATEVGRYQGRLATWDVVNEPFNEDGTYRQTLWYNGLGADYIAEALTAARAADPSAKLYINDYNVEGVNAKSTALYNLVRDLKARGVPIDGVGLQAHLILGQVPSTLQQNIQRFADLGVDVAITELDIRMNLPSDSAKLAQQATEYKQVVNACVAVTRCVGVTVWGFTDSDSWIPSTFPGQGAATPYDENFAPKPAYHAIAEALGGTTTPPPTDACTATYSVVNQWNTGFTGQVRIACDGASLSSWKATWTYGAGQQLTQSWNATCTQSGSAVSCSNASYNGTVPDGGSVTFGFNGSWSGSNPVPVVTLG comes from the coding sequence ATGAGATCTCTGAGAACGGGCTCCACCCTGGCTTCACTCCTCGCCGGCGTCGCGCTGCTCGCGGGCACCCTGCTCGCGGCGCCCGCAGCGCACGCGGCCGACGAACCGCTGCGCGACCTGGCCGACGCCAAGGGCAAGGTGATCGGCACGGCGGTCACCGGCTCCAAACTCACCGGCACCTACGGCCAGATCGCCGCCGGTGAGTTCAACGCGTTGACCCCCGGCAACGCCATGAAATGGGGCTCGGTCGAACCCACCCGGGGCAGCTTCAACTGGGCCGAGGCCGACCAGATCGTGAACTTCGCCGAGGCCAACGGCCAGCAGGTGCGCGGCCACACCCTGGTCTGGCACAGCCAGAACCCGAGCTGGCTGACCAACGGCACCTGGACCACCGCCCAGTTGCGGCAGCTCATGACCGACCACATCGCCACCGAGGTCGGCCGCTACCAGGGGCGCCTGGCCACCTGGGACGTGGTGAACGAGCCGTTCAACGAGGACGGCACCTACCGGCAGACGCTCTGGTACAACGGCCTCGGCGCCGACTACATCGCCGAGGCGCTCACCGCGGCCCGCGCCGCCGACCCGAGCGCCAAGCTGTACATCAACGACTACAACGTCGAGGGCGTCAACGCGAAGTCCACCGCCCTGTACAACCTGGTCCGGGACCTCAAGGCGCGCGGTGTGCCGATCGACGGCGTCGGCCTCCAGGCCCATCTGATCCTCGGCCAGGTGCCGTCCACGCTCCAGCAGAACATCCAGCGCTTCGCCGACCTCGGCGTGGACGTGGCCATCACCGAGCTGGACATCCGGATGAACCTGCCCTCGGACAGCGCCAAGCTCGCCCAGCAGGCCACCGAGTACAAGCAGGTCGTCAACGCCTGCGTGGCCGTGACCCGGTGCGTCGGCGTCACCGTCTGGGGCTTCACCGACTCCGACTCCTGGATCCCGTCCACCTTCCCGGGCCAGGGCGCGGCGACCCCGTACGACGAGAACTTCGCGCCGAAACCGGCGTACCACGCCATCGCGGAGGCCCTCGGCGGCACCACCACACCGCCGCCGACGGACGCCTGCACGGCGACCTACAGCGTCGTCAACCAGTGGAACACCGGGTTCACCGGCCAGGTCCGGATCGCTTGCGACGGGGCCTCGCTGTCGTCCTGGAAGGCGACCTGGACCTACGGCGCCGGCCAGCAGCTCACCCAGTCCTGGAACGCGACCTGCACCCAGTCCGGATCCGCGGTCAGTTGCTCCAACGCCTCCTACAACGGCACGGTCCCGGACGGCGGTTCGGTGACCTTCGGGTTCAACGGGTCGTGGAGCGGGAGCAATCCGGTGCCGGTGGTGACGCTGGGCTGA
- a CDS encoding LCP family protein — MSGDEANGDESRAVGRRSRALKIAGLTLAGVLVLAAGAAGWAYWHLNDNIKGVDINSALGDNRPRKATPSATAEAEVLPTEALNILVLGSDSRDGAENQALGGGDSGGARSDTAMVVHLDAGRSEATVVSIPRDTLVTRPSCPLEDGGSTEVAHNAMFNSAYSVGGPVCAVKTAESMTDVRMDHYVEIDFAGFANLVDALGGVTVTTEEDIDDEDSHLTLEAGTHHLDGEQALALARTRHGIGDGSDLGRIELQQQLVKALLTQISATDLLTDPAKLYRVADAVTGSLTTDTGLDSLTELTGLGRSLQALSADAVTTVTLPVVRAPSDPNRVVAEEPEAGELWASLR, encoded by the coding sequence GTGAGCGGAGACGAGGCGAACGGGGACGAGAGCAGAGCGGTGGGCCGGCGGTCGAGAGCGCTGAAGATCGCCGGCCTCACTCTCGCGGGGGTACTGGTGCTGGCCGCCGGGGCGGCGGGCTGGGCGTACTGGCACCTCAACGACAACATCAAGGGCGTCGACATCAACAGCGCGCTCGGCGACAACCGGCCGCGGAAGGCGACCCCGTCGGCCACTGCGGAGGCCGAGGTGCTGCCGACCGAGGCGCTGAACATCCTGGTCCTGGGCTCGGATTCGCGCGACGGCGCCGAGAACCAGGCGCTCGGCGGCGGCGACAGCGGCGGCGCCCGCTCCGACACCGCGATGGTGGTCCACCTGGACGCGGGCCGGTCCGAGGCGACGGTGGTGAGCATCCCGCGCGACACCCTGGTCACGCGTCCGTCCTGCCCGCTGGAGGACGGCGGCTCGACCGAGGTCGCCCACAACGCGATGTTCAACAGCGCCTACTCGGTGGGCGGTCCGGTCTGCGCGGTGAAGACGGCCGAGTCGATGACGGACGTCCGCATGGACCACTACGTCGAGATCGACTTCGCGGGCTTCGCGAACCTGGTGGACGCGCTCGGCGGGGTCACCGTCACCACCGAGGAGGACATCGACGACGAGGACAGCCACCTCACCCTGGAGGCCGGCACCCATCATCTCGACGGCGAGCAGGCCCTGGCCCTCGCCCGCACCCGGCACGGCATAGGCGACGGCAGCGATCTGGGCCGTATAGAGCTCCAGCAGCAACTGGTGAAGGCACTGCTCACGCAGATCTCCGCGACCGACCTGCTCACCGACCCCGCCAAGCTGTACCGGGTCGCCGACGCGGTCACCGGCAGCCTCACCACCGACACCGGCCTCGACTCCCTCACCGAGCTGACCGGGCTCGGCCGCAGCCTGCAAGCCCTGTCGGCGGACGCCGTGACGACGGTGACCCTGCCCGTCGTACGGGCACCGTCGGACCCCAACCGGGTGGTCGCGGAGGAGCCGGAGGCGGGCGAACTGTGGGCGTCGCTGCGCTGA